The following are encoded in a window of Manduca sexta isolate Smith_Timp_Sample1 chromosome 16, JHU_Msex_v1.0, whole genome shotgun sequence genomic DNA:
- the LOC115448864 gene encoding hydroxymethylglutaryl-CoA synthase 1 yields MGAKVENVGILAMELYFPSQYVDQIELEKFDEVSTGKYTIGLGQSKMGFCSDREDINSICLTALHRLIEKNNINLHDIGRLEVGTETIIDKSKSVKTFLMTLFAKEGATDIEGIDSTNACYGGTAALFNAVNWVESSSWDGRKAIVVAGDIAVYGKGPARPTGGAGAVAMLIGPDAPLVLDRGVRASYMTHAYDFYKPDLASEFPYVDGKLSIQCYLNALDNCYNLFCKKMRKTDPSFKGLLSLDGMLFHSPYCKLVQKSLARLCFNDFLNAAPEEREAQFPGLSQFSERCLQDTYFDREVEKAFMTYSQELFEEKTKPGLHIARNVGNMYTPSLYGGLVSYLISKSPDQLIGKKFALFSYGSGLASTMYSINICSDMSAGSKLEKLINSLHDTVSLLDKREAVEPVKFSDIMDIRTMNYHTAPYEPSGSIDILFPGTYYLVKIDELRRRTYDRKL; encoded by the coding sequence ATGGGCGCCAAAGTCGAGAATGTGGGGATCCTTGCCATGGAACTGTATTTCCCGTCGCAATACGTTGATCAGATCGAGTTAGAGAAGTTCGACGAAGTGTCTACCGGGAAGTACACCATCGGCCTCGGACAGAGCAAAATGGGCTTCTGCTCGGACCGGGAGGACATAAACTCCATCTGCCTCACCGCGCTGCACCGACTCATAGAGAAGAACAATATCAATTTGCATGACATAGGTCGTTTGGAGGTTGGTACTGAAACCATTATAGATAAAAGTAAAAGTGTCAAGACATTCCTCATGACATTATTCGCCAAAGAGGGTGCCACAGACATTGAGGGCATTGATAGTACAAATGCATGTTATGGTGGCACTGCTGCTCTATTCAATGCTGTCAACTGGGTGGAGTCTTCATCTTGGGATGGAAGGAAGGCGATAGTAGTGGCTGGCGATATTGCTGTTTATGGTAAAGGTCCTGCTAGGCCTACTGGAGGTGCTGGTGCAGTGGCTATGCTAATAGGACCTGATGCACCACTAGTGTTGGATCGTGGAGTCCGTGCATCATACATGACACATGCCTATGATTTCTATAAACCAGACTTGGCATCTGAGTTCCCTTACGTAGACGGAAAGCTTTCAATCCAATGCTACCTCAACGCTTTAGataattgttacaatttattttgtaagaaaatgAGAAAGACAGATCCTAGCTTCAAAGGCCTACTGAGCTTAGATGGCATGTTATTCCATTCACCGTATTGCAAACTTGTGCAGAAATCATTAGCTAGACtatgttttaatgatttcttgaaTGCTGCGCCTGAGGAGAGGGAAGCACAGTTTCCAGGCTTGTCCCAGTTCAGTGAACGGTGTTTGCAAGACACATATTTCGATCGAGAAGTTGAGAAGGCGTTCATGACTTACAGCCAAGAATTATTTGAAGAGAAGACAAAGCCTGGTCTTCACATAGCTCGGAATGTTGGCAATATGTACACACCGTCTTTGTATGGAGGCCTAGTTTCTTACCTCATTAGCAAGTCACCTGATCAGCTCATCGGAAAGAAATTTGCATTATTCTCTTATGGATCCGGTCTGGCATCAACAATGTATTCTATCAATATTTGTAGTGATATGAGTGCTGGCTCAAAGTTAGAAAAATTGATTAATTCCCTACATGATACGGTATCTTTGCTAGACAAAAGAGAAGCTGTGGAGCCTGTAAAGTTTTCTGACATCATGGATATAAGAACAATGAACTACCATACAGCTCCTTATGAACCCTCAGGGTCCATAGACATCCTATTCCCAGGCACATATTACCTTGTCAAAATTGATGAATTAAGAAGACGCACCTATGATAGGaaactttaa